Proteins from a single region of Streptococcus oralis:
- the glgA gene encoding glycogen synthase GlgA, with product MKILFVAAEGAPFSKTGGLGDVIGALPKSLVKAGHEVAVFLPYYDMVEAKFGDQIEDVLHFEVSVGWRRQYCGIKKTVLNGVTFYFIDNQYYFFRGHVYGDFDDGERFAFFQLAALEAMERIGFIPDLLHVHDYHTAMIPFLLKEKYHWIQAYQGIRTVLTIHNLEFQGQFSEGMLWDLFGVGFERYADGTLRWNDCLNWMKAGILYADRVSTVSPSYAHEIMTSQFGCGLDQILRMESGKVSGIVNGIDADLYNPQTDPLLDYHFDKEDLSGKAQNKAKLQERVGLPVRADVPLVGIVSRLTRQKGFDVVVESLHRFLQEDVQIVLLGTGDPAFEQSFSWFAQVYPDKLSANITFDVKLAQEIYAACDLFLMPSRFEPCGLSQMMAMRYGTLPLVHEVGGLRDTVQSFNPIEGTGTGFSFDNLTPYWLNWSFQTALDVYKHQPDVWRNLQKQAMECDFSWDTACKSYLDLYHSLVN from the coding sequence ATGAAAATTTTATTTGTAGCGGCAGAAGGAGCACCATTTTCAAAAACAGGTGGTTTGGGCGATGTCATTGGCGCACTTCCCAAATCACTTGTAAAAGCGGGGCACGAAGTTGCAGTTTTCTTGCCTTATTATGATATGGTAGAAGCTAAGTTCGGAGACCAGATAGAGGATGTTCTTCACTTTGAAGTTAGTGTGGGATGGCGTAGACAGTATTGTGGTATTAAGAAAACTGTTTTGAATGGGGTTACCTTCTACTTCATTGATAATCAATATTATTTCTTCCGTGGTCATGTGTACGGTGATTTTGACGATGGTGAACGCTTCGCCTTTTTCCAACTGGCTGCTCTTGAAGCTATGGAACGCATCGGCTTTATCCCTGACCTTCTCCATGTTCATGACTACCACACAGCCATGATTCCCTTCTTGTTAAAAGAAAAGTACCATTGGATTCAGGCTTATCAAGGAATCAGAACCGTTTTAACCATTCACAATTTGGAATTCCAAGGTCAATTTTCTGAAGGAATGTTGTGGGATTTGTTCGGTGTTGGGTTTGAACGCTATGCTGATGGCACTCTTCGCTGGAATGATTGCCTTAACTGGATGAAGGCTGGTATCCTATATGCAGATCGTGTCTCAACCGTATCTCCTAGCTATGCGCATGAGATTATGACCAGTCAGTTCGGTTGCGGTTTGGACCAGATTCTTCGCATGGAGTCAGGTAAGGTTTCAGGTATTGTCAATGGTATTGACGCAGATCTTTATAATCCTCAAACAGACCCGCTTTTAGACTATCATTTTGATAAGGAAGATTTGTCTGGAAAAGCTCAAAACAAAGCAAAATTACAAGAGAGAGTTGGGTTGCCTGTGAGAGCAGATGTCCCTCTAGTTGGGATTGTCTCTCGATTGACACGCCAAAAAGGTTTTGATGTCGTTGTAGAAAGCTTGCATCGTTTCTTACAGGAGGACGTTCAAATCGTTCTTTTAGGAACAGGTGACCCAGCTTTTGAACAGTCCTTCTCCTGGTTTGCGCAAGTCTATCCTGACAAACTATCAGCAAATATCACTTTTGATGTCAAACTTGCTCAAGAAATCTACGCAGCTTGTGATCTATTCCTCATGCCAAGTCGTTTTGAACCATGTGGTTTGTCTCAAATGATGGCGATGCGCTATGGAACTCTACCATTGGTTCATGAGGTTGGTGGTTTGCGTGATACGGTTCAATCCTTCAATCCGATCGAAGGAACTGGTACTGGATTTAGCTTTGACAATTTAACACCATACTGGCTTAACTGGAGTTTCCAAACAGCCTTGGATGTCTATAAGCATCAGCCAGACGTTTGGAGAAATCTACAAAAACAAGCTATGGAATGTGATTTCTCATGGGATACAGCTTGCAAGTCTTATCTTGACTTGTACCATAGTTTAGTCAACTAA
- the serB gene encoding phosphoserine phosphatase SerB: protein MTQVMGLCVMDVDGTLIAEEVIDLLGKEAGCEEEISQITSQAMRGELDFETSLRARVALLKGLPVSVFDTVFKSINLSKNAQEFISILQKKGILVGLVSGGFAPIVERLVKSLGISYFSANQLEVKDGFLTGRLVGEIVTAQEKQATLEKWKKELKLPKERTIAIGDGANDLLMLKSAGCGIAFCAKEVVKTEITCHIDTRDLLEVLPLIDFLE from the coding sequence ATGACTCAAGTAATGGGGCTCTGTGTTATGGATGTTGATGGCACTCTGATAGCAGAGGAAGTGATTGATCTTTTAGGAAAAGAAGCAGGTTGCGAAGAAGAAATATCGCAGATTACAAGCCAGGCAATGCGAGGCGAACTGGACTTTGAAACAAGCTTACGAGCGAGAGTGGCTTTGTTAAAAGGTCTTCCGGTTTCGGTCTTTGATACTGTCTTCAAATCCATCAATCTGTCCAAGAATGCTCAAGAATTTATCTCCATACTTCAAAAGAAGGGCATTCTAGTCGGTCTAGTGTCTGGTGGATTTGCACCAATAGTTGAGAGATTAGTAAAATCCCTTGGCATCTCCTATTTTTCTGCCAACCAGTTGGAAGTCAAAGACGGTTTTTTAACAGGTCGACTAGTTGGTGAAATTGTGACAGCCCAAGAAAAACAAGCCACTCTTGAGAAATGGAAAAAAGAACTGAAACTTCCCAAAGAAAGAACGATTGCTATCGGTGATGGTGCCAATGACCTCTTGATGTTAAAGTCAGCAGGATGTGGTATTGCATTTTGTGCCAAAGAGGTCGTAAAAACAGAGATAACTTGTCATATAGATACGAGGGATCTTTTAGAAGTTCTACCTTTGATTGATTTCTTAGAATGA
- a CDS encoding glycerate kinase, protein MKIVIAPDSFKESLTAEEVAQAIKRGFQKSIANVECLLCPVGDGGEGTVDAIRHSLELEEKWQEVTGPFGQKEAVRYFYKGQIALFEVADLVGLGKIPQEKRNSLHIQTCGTGELIRHLIDQGMKEIYIGVGGTASNDGGIGIAAALGYRFYDKNGKELPACGQTLLEFESVSNSKLYRIPEDVKIRILADVVSPLCGYQGATYTFGKQKGLNPALFETVDLAIQRFYEKFSPSTLSLKGAGAGGGIAAGLCAFAEATIVSGIDTCLDLIDFDKKVAGADLVIVGEGRLDSQSFVGKAPIGVAKRTPNGVPVIAICGSFADDLPPLPFENIQAVFSILEKSEPLEDSLKNASLYLEHTATNIGRLLNLRNH, encoded by the coding sequence ATGAAAATTGTAATTGCACCCGATTCTTTTAAAGAAAGTTTGACGGCAGAAGAGGTCGCTCAAGCTATAAAAAGAGGATTCCAAAAATCGATAGCAAATGTAGAATGTCTGCTCTGTCCTGTTGGTGATGGTGGGGAAGGAACTGTAGATGCTATTCGACATTCTCTTGAACTCGAAGAAAAATGGCAAGAGGTGACAGGGCCCTTTGGCCAAAAAGAAGCCGTGCGCTACTTTTATAAAGGCCAAATAGCGCTTTTTGAAGTTGCTGACTTGGTTGGTTTAGGAAAGATTCCGCAGGAGAAACGAAACTCTCTTCACATCCAAACTTGTGGTACCGGAGAGTTGATTCGCCATCTCATTGATCAAGGGATGAAAGAAATCTATATCGGAGTTGGTGGTACGGCAAGTAATGACGGTGGGATAGGCATTGCCGCTGCTTTGGGTTATCGTTTTTATGATAAGAATGGAAAGGAATTGCCAGCTTGTGGTCAGACTTTGCTTGAGTTCGAGTCAGTTTCAAATAGCAAGTTGTATAGGATACCTGAAGATGTGAAAATCCGTATTTTAGCAGATGTCGTGAGCCCTCTATGTGGTTATCAAGGAGCAACCTATACATTTGGAAAACAAAAGGGCTTAAATCCTGCTTTGTTTGAGACAGTAGATTTGGCTATACAGCGGTTCTATGAAAAATTTTCACCATCAACCCTGTCTCTTAAAGGAGCAGGAGCCGGCGGTGGGATTGCGGCTGGGCTCTGTGCCTTTGCTGAGGCCACTATCGTATCTGGGATTGATACTTGTTTAGATTTGATTGATTTTGATAAGAAAGTTGCAGGGGCAGACTTGGTTATCGTTGGAGAAGGTCGACTGGACAGTCAAAGCTTTGTTGGAAAAGCTCCTATTGGTGTAGCAAAAAGAACCCCTAACGGAGTCCCTGTTATTGCTATTTGTGGTAGTTTTGCTGACGATTTGCCTCCCCTACCATTCGAAAATATACAAGCAGTATTCTCTATCCTAGAGAAAAGTGAACCTTTGGAAGATAGTCTTAAAAATGCAAGTCTCTATTTGGAGCACACAGCTACTAATATTGGTCGTTTGTTAAATTTGAGAAATCATTAA
- a CDS encoding DUF1694 domain-containing protein produces MTDLSKQLLEKAHGGPKLNPDEQRRYLGTFEERVLGYADISTANSPELEHGFFSILEGFQEKVEALFVKISPNIEFDKQVFYLKQAKESNCQATIVSDDHITSPFGLVIHTNEPVQVDEKDLRLAFSNLWEEKKAEAPKKSIWKKWFG; encoded by the coding sequence ATGACAGATTTATCAAAACAACTATTAGAAAAAGCTCATGGTGGGCCGAAATTAAACCCTGACGAACAACGCCGCTATCTCGGCACTTTTGAGGAAAGAGTTCTTGGCTACGCGGATATCAGTACTGCCAATAGTCCTGAATTAGAACATGGATTTTTCTCTATTTTAGAGGGTTTTCAAGAAAAGGTAGAGGCACTTTTTGTGAAGATTTCACCAAATATCGAGTTTGACAAACAGGTCTTTTACTTAAAACAAGCAAAGGAAAGCAACTGTCAGGCGACTATTGTTTCAGATGATCATATCACCTCTCCTTTTGGTCTTGTCATTCATACAAATGAACCTGTTCAAGTAGACGAAAAGGACCTCAGACTTGCTTTCTCAAACCTCTGGGAGGAGAAAAAGGCAGAGGCTCCTAAAAAATCTATTTGGAAGAAATGGTTTGGTTAA
- the eno gene encoding surface-displayed alpha-enolase, with protein MSIITDVYAREVLDSRGNPTLEVEVYTESGAFGRGMVPSGASTGEHEAVELRDGDKSRYGGLGTQKAVDNVNNIIAEAIIGYDVRDQQAIDRAMIALDGTPNKGKLGANAILGVSIAVARAAADYLEIPLYSYLGGFNTKVLPTPMMNIINGGSHSDAPIAFQEFMIVPAGAPSFKEALRWGAEIFHALKKILKSRGLETAVGDEGGFAPRFEGTEDGVETILAAIEAAGYVPGKDVFIGFDCASSEFYDKERKVYDYTKFEGEGAAVRTAAEQIDYLEELVNKYPIITIEDGMDENDWDGWKALTERLGGKVQLVGDDFFVTNTSYLEKGIAEGAANSILIKVNQIGTLTETFDAIEMAKEAGYTAVVSHRSGETEDSTIADIAVATNAGQIKTGSLSRTDRIAKYNQLLRIEDQLGEVAEYRGLKSFYNLKK; from the coding sequence ATGTCAATTATTACTGATGTTTACGCTCGCGAAGTCCTAGACTCACGCGGTAACCCAACACTTGAAGTAGAAGTTTATACTGAATCAGGTGCTTTCGGACGTGGTATGGTTCCATCAGGAGCTTCTACTGGTGAACACGAAGCAGTTGAACTTCGCGACGGTGACAAATCTCGTTACGGTGGTCTTGGTACACAAAAAGCTGTTGACAACGTAAACAACATCATTGCTGAAGCAATCATCGGCTACGATGTACGTGACCAACAAGCTATCGACCGTGCTATGATCGCACTTGACGGTACTCCTAACAAAGGTAAATTGGGTGCAAACGCAATTCTTGGTGTGTCTATCGCTGTAGCTCGTGCTGCTGCTGACTACCTTGAAATCCCACTTTACAGCTACCTTGGTGGATTCAACACTAAAGTTCTTCCAACTCCAATGATGAACATCATCAACGGTGGTTCTCACTCTGACGCTCCAATCGCTTTCCAAGAATTCATGATTGTACCTGCTGGTGCACCATCATTCAAAGAAGCTCTTCGTTGGGGTGCTGAAATCTTCCACGCTCTTAAGAAAATCCTTAAATCTCGTGGTTTGGAAACAGCCGTAGGTGACGAAGGTGGATTCGCTCCTCGTTTCGAAGGAACTGAAGACGGTGTTGAAACTATCCTTGCTGCGATCGAAGCTGCTGGATATGTTCCTGGTAAAGACGTATTTATCGGATTTGACTGTGCTTCATCAGAATTTTACGATAAAGAACGTAAAGTTTACGACTACACTAAATTCGAAGGTGAAGGAGCTGCTGTACGTACTGCTGCAGAACAAATCGACTACCTTGAAGAATTGGTAAACAAATACCCAATCATCACTATCGAAGATGGTATGGACGAAAACGACTGGGACGGTTGGAAAGCTCTTACTGAACGTCTTGGTGGTAAAGTTCAATTGGTTGGTGACGACTTCTTCGTAACAAACACTTCTTACCTTGAAAAAGGTATTGCAGAAGGTGCCGCTAACTCAATCCTTATCAAAGTTAACCAAATCGGTACTCTTACTGAAACATTCGACGCTATCGAAATGGCGAAAGAAGCTGGTTACACTGCTGTTGTATCACACCGTTCAGGTGAAACTGAAGATTCAACAATTGCTGACATCGCAGTTGCAACTAACGCAGGACAAATCAAGACTGGTTCACTTTCACGTACAGACCGTATCGCTAAATACAACCAATTGCTTCGTATCGAAGACCAACTTGGTGAAGTAGCTGAATACCGTGGATTGAAATCATTCTACAACCTTAAAAAATAA
- a CDS encoding YkgJ family cysteine cluster protein — MSKEIDIEYYHQLALQKQKEHRKVLANLKKKPPKNLDKIAQQIHQEVFAEIDCTACANCCKTLGPDFKEADITRIAKYFKMKLPAFEAEFLQVDEDGDKVFKSMPCPFLGGDNLCSIYDVRPKACREFPHTDRKKIHQINHLTIKNTLTCPAAYLFVEKLRERL; from the coding sequence ATGTCTAAAGAAATTGATATTGAGTATTACCATCAGCTAGCCTTGCAAAAGCAGAAGGAGCACCGCAAAGTGTTAGCTAATCTAAAGAAAAAACCTCCTAAAAACTTAGATAAGATTGCGCAGCAGATTCACCAAGAAGTCTTTGCTGAGATTGATTGTACTGCCTGTGCCAACTGTTGCAAGACTTTGGGACCAGACTTTAAAGAGGCAGACATCACCCGTATTGCTAAGTACTTTAAGATGAAATTACCAGCTTTTGAAGCGGAATTTCTGCAGGTGGATGAAGATGGGGACAAGGTTTTCAAATCCATGCCCTGCCCCTTTCTAGGGGGAGATAATCTCTGCTCAATCTATGATGTTCGTCCCAAGGCCTGCCGGGAATTTCCTCATACAGACCGTAAAAAGATCCATCAGATTAATCATCTGACCATCAAAAATACCCTGACCTGCCCAGCGGCTTATCTCTTTGTGGAGAAGCTGCGGGAGAGATTGTAG
- a CDS encoding AraC family transcriptional regulator, which produces MMHQFNQTMDYLEQQLTGEVDMKIFQQLSGYSYPLFSRLFSILADMTLAEYLRNRRLSEAVIDLREGSEKVIDIALKYGYESADAFSAAFKKFHGATPSEVRNGKPYRVFPKLQLSLKITGGKNMNIKIQKKPAFSVAGVLLEAIDNSQCPSAWEQLYANHSFERLESLGSGQSFGVCSDVKEGEIINYMAAYDVTDKAKAEELGLFIKDIPAAEYAIVPVKGPIPASIHNAWKYVLEVFFPETGYRHSGSPDFEVYTEGDMSSPDYQMELWIPVIKD; this is translated from the coding sequence ATGATGCATCAATTCAATCAAACCATGGATTATTTGGAGCAGCAGTTGACTGGAGAAGTGGATATGAAAATATTTCAGCAGCTATCGGGCTATTCTTACCCTCTCTTTAGCAGGCTATTTTCTATCCTGGCAGATATGACATTAGCAGAATACCTGCGCAATCGCAGGCTGTCAGAAGCTGTGATAGACTTGCGGGAAGGCTCTGAGAAGGTCATTGACATAGCGTTGAAATACGGCTATGAGTCTGCGGATGCTTTTAGCGCAGCCTTTAAGAAATTCCATGGGGCAACTCCCTCAGAAGTTCGAAATGGAAAACCTTATCGGGTTTTTCCTAAACTTCAATTATCCTTAAAAATCACAGGAGGAAAGAACATGAATATCAAGATTCAAAAGAAACCTGCATTTTCCGTGGCAGGCGTCCTATTGGAAGCTATTGACAATAGCCAGTGTCCGTCTGCATGGGAGCAGCTCTATGCCAATCACAGCTTTGAAAGGCTAGAGAGTCTAGGCAGTGGCCAATCCTTTGGTGTCTGCTCCGATGTCAAAGAAGGCGAAATCATCAACTATATGGCTGCCTATGATGTGACGGATAAAGCTAAAGCAGAAGAACTAGGTCTGTTCATCAAAGATATCCCAGCCGCTGAATATGCTATTGTACCAGTCAAAGGCCCTATACCAGCTAGCATTCACAATGCTTGGAAATATGTCTTGGAGGTCTTTTTCCCTGAAACAGGCTATCGCCACTCAGGCTCACCAGACTTCGAAGTCTATACCGAAGGTGACATGTCATCACCTGACTATCAAATGGAACTCTGGATACCAGTAATCAAGGACTAG
- a CDS encoding bifunctional glycosyltransferase family 2/GtrA family protein, producing the protein MNYLVIPAYEPDYNLIKLIEKIHNKSDFSIIVIDDGSLPECQGIFARAADFATVLRHQVNQGKGQALKTAFEYIQSLNKPGTVVTADADGQHRIWDIFRSLTKSNENPNTLVLGVRAFTGKVPLRSRFGNSLTRILFKLQTGVAVSDTQTGLRAFSMDMIPFMLKIEGQRYEYEMNMLLEASQSYPILEVPIETVYINDNEASHFRPIRDGLMIYKNILKFALSSFSSFIVDYVVYALSILCLSFIPTGLRVLLSNGLARVTSSIFNFSTNKKLVFKNKASSFKTGSGYFGLAVGLFILDTILIRLFNSSLGVNLLIAKILVGIMLFILSWTIQTRFIFKERTCSPL; encoded by the coding sequence ATGAACTATCTAGTTATTCCAGCTTACGAACCTGACTACAATCTCATCAAATTGATTGAAAAGATTCACAATAAGAGCGATTTTTCCATCATCGTCATTGATGATGGAAGTTTGCCAGAATGCCAAGGCATTTTTGCTCGAGCAGCGGATTTTGCGACAGTCCTTCGCCACCAGGTCAATCAAGGAAAAGGGCAAGCTCTGAAAACAGCCTTTGAGTACATTCAGTCTCTCAATAAGCCAGGGACTGTGGTTACAGCAGACGCAGATGGACAGCACAGGATCTGGGACATATTTCGTAGCTTGACCAAATCAAATGAAAATCCTAATACACTTGTCCTTGGTGTCCGTGCCTTTACTGGCAAGGTTCCCTTGCGTAGTCGCTTTGGAAATAGCTTGACTCGTATCTTGTTTAAACTGCAAACGGGTGTCGCTGTATCCGACACACAGACAGGATTACGTGCCTTTTCAATGGATATGATTCCTTTTATGCTCAAGATAGAAGGACAACGGTATGAATACGAGATGAACATGCTCCTCGAAGCAAGTCAATCCTACCCAATCTTAGAAGTTCCGATTGAAACAGTCTATATCAACGACAATGAGGCTTCTCACTTCCGGCCTATTCGAGATGGATTGATGATTTATAAAAATATTTTAAAGTTTGCGCTCTCGTCTTTTAGTAGTTTTATCGTAGATTATGTGGTCTACGCTCTCTCTATTCTATGCTTGAGCTTTATTCCGACAGGTCTTCGTGTTCTCCTCTCAAATGGTTTGGCACGTGTGACTAGCTCCATCTTTAACTTTTCTACCAACAAAAAATTGGTCTTTAAGAACAAGGCGAGCAGTTTTAAAACAGGATCAGGTTATTTTGGATTAGCAGTTGGTCTCTTTATCTTAGACACCATCCTGATTCGACTTTTCAATTCTAGTCTTGGAGTCAATTTGCTAATCGCGAAGATACTTGTCGGAATCATGCTCTTTATCCTCTCTTGGACCATTCAAACTCGCTTTATTTTCAAAGAAAGGACCTGTAGCCCATTATGA
- a CDS encoding phosphodiester glycosidase family protein produces MKVLKKPYLYASVLGLLLTSSFTYSMLKTFVLAETISTVSNASSTSNTTAASQAAKNAQVTDTSYSDGNISVTLTEKTVNETQVYVADITLSSSDYLKTALAQNSYGTNVTAKTSVTAAENNAILAVNGDYYGANSSGYVIRNGVVYRDSVREDASNGDLAIYKDGSFKIIYEDQVSADQLVQDGVVNLLAFGPSLVENGEISVDTNTEVGQAMSSNPRTAIGIIDENHYIIVVSDGRTSESKGLSLYQMAEVMKSYGVKTAYNLDGGGSSTLYFNGQVINKPTTGGSKISERAVSDIVYIGY; encoded by the coding sequence ATGAAAGTTTTAAAGAAACCCTATCTATACGCCTCGGTCTTGGGCTTGCTCCTGACAAGTTCCTTTACCTATTCGATGTTGAAGACCTTTGTACTTGCTGAAACGATTTCTACTGTATCTAATGCCAGCTCAACGTCTAACACCACAGCAGCAAGTCAGGCAGCAAAAAATGCCCAGGTGACGGATACTAGCTATTCAGATGGAAATATCAGTGTCACCCTCACTGAAAAGACTGTGAATGAAACGCAGGTCTATGTGGCAGATATAACCCTTAGTTCATCGGATTATCTCAAAACAGCTCTAGCTCAAAACTCCTATGGAACCAACGTCACAGCTAAAACCTCTGTAACGGCTGCTGAAAACAATGCTATTCTAGCTGTCAACGGTGACTACTATGGAGCTAATAGCTCTGGTTATGTTATCCGTAATGGAGTTGTATATCGGGACAGTGTCCGTGAAGATGCTAGTAATGGTGACCTTGCCATTTACAAGGACGGCTCCTTTAAAATCATCTACGAAGACCAAGTTTCAGCCGATCAGTTGGTTCAGGACGGTGTCGTCAATCTACTGGCATTTGGTCCGTCTCTAGTTGAGAATGGAGAAATATCCGTTGATACCAATACAGAAGTCGGTCAAGCCATGTCATCCAATCCTCGTACAGCTATTGGGATTATCGATGAAAACCACTACATCATCGTCGTTTCGGATGGTCGTACCTCTGAAAGCAAGGGATTGTCTCTTTACCAGATGGCAGAAGTGATGAAATCTTACGGAGTGAAGACAGCCTATAACCTTGATGGTGGTGGATCCTCAACTCTCTACTTTAACGGTCAGGTAATCAATAAACCGACTACAGGTGGAAGCAAGATATCAGAAAGGGCGGTGAGTGATATTGTCTACATCGGTTACTAA
- a CDS encoding peptidase, producing MQMYFGDVSLCYSYSLAMALDSYGYDFKADFLEAIMVMGNGASIVKEDEQHPLVFFDNGMPDLSISHSLKILGFDYEDFYLKNEAEVDLEEIKRKLETFLFNGPVVLGPLDMGHLTYNPNHTILYGVDHFVTVYDIDDRYLYLHDPAGFACMKVAFNDILEAWKAEGIDYKRGAYSMWGNFKKVKSPSQTQIYQETARLIRARYLDGQSNVLEFYAKAVAENGLNTEQKQLHHYFSFKLAAVRNLYLSKFLKDHNPEGARLKEKLATLFGQAHLSCLKEDYQELSHLLYQIAEVDGHFKDLYVK from the coding sequence ATGCAGATGTATTTTGGAGATGTGTCGCTTTGCTATAGTTATTCATTGGCAATGGCACTGGATTCCTATGGTTATGACTTTAAAGCAGATTTTTTAGAGGCAATCATGGTGATGGGAAATGGCGCTAGTATCGTAAAGGAAGATGAACAACACCCTCTAGTATTCTTTGATAATGGTATGCCAGATCTTTCTATCTCTCATTCTTTAAAAATACTTGGATTTGACTATGAGGATTTCTATCTAAAGAATGAAGCAGAAGTAGATTTGGAAGAGATTAAAAGAAAGTTGGAAACGTTTCTGTTCAATGGACCTGTCGTACTGGGACCTCTTGATATGGGCCATCTGACCTACAACCCCAATCACACAATCCTTTATGGTGTGGATCATTTTGTAACCGTGTATGACATTGATGATCGGTATCTCTATTTGCACGATCCAGCTGGTTTTGCCTGTATGAAGGTTGCTTTTAATGACATACTAGAAGCCTGGAAGGCAGAGGGTATTGACTATAAGCGCGGAGCCTACTCCATGTGGGGAAATTTTAAGAAGGTTAAGAGTCCTAGTCAAACTCAAATCTATCAAGAAACGGCAAGGCTTATAAGGGCCAGATATCTGGATGGACAAAGTAATGTTTTGGAATTCTATGCAAAAGCAGTTGCTGAAAATGGCTTAAATACAGAGCAAAAACAATTGCATCATTATTTCAGCTTTAAACTTGCTGCTGTTCGAAATCTCTATCTCAGTAAGTTCTTAAAAGATCATAATCCAGAAGGTGCAAGATTAAAAGAGAAATTGGCTACATTATTTGGCCAAGCCCATCTTTCATGTTTAAAAGAAGATTACCAAGAACTATCACACTTGCTCTATCAAATAGCAGAAGTAGATGGTCACTTTAAAGATTTGTATGTAAAGTAG
- a CDS encoding FRG domain-containing protein, with protein sequence MVIKNYFANSIESYIQTIREINSENPSHRLWYRGQKNSEYGLIPGIWREAYSVFNSRREKTPILRTNFYNPEGEVVVMPSQNVLLEKFKSKAKTEDIIGPQNEVQWLELAQHYGLPTNLLDWSTDPLVALFFAVSTVDCKNNNHTYLTKNQVICRQDDEDEDEIIHDHASVWVINPLEINRILLNEPGLEGVFQSFNHNDIERINQEISLNCGTFCFEGSKINPRITRQSGNFTHSGTKLTHPLDFLSATQSEIIKINIPYNCIFQIMKDLSALDITNQSIYFRSNERDLTAGEIKDEVYSEFMDYLNSIIE encoded by the coding sequence ATGGTTATTAAAAATTATTTTGCAAATTCAATTGAATCGTATATTCAAACTATTAGAGAGATTAATTCAGAGAATCCATCCCATAGACTATGGTATAGAGGGCAAAAGAATTCCGAATATGGGTTAATACCTGGAATTTGGCGTGAGGCTTATTCTGTTTTTAATTCGAGGAGAGAGAAAACCCCAATTCTTCGAACAAATTTTTACAATCCTGAAGGAGAGGTAGTTGTTATGCCATCTCAAAATGTTCTTCTTGAAAAATTTAAGAGTAAGGCAAAGACAGAAGATATTATAGGGCCGCAAAACGAAGTACAGTGGTTAGAACTAGCTCAACATTATGGTTTACCAACAAATTTATTAGATTGGTCTACAGACCCATTGGTTGCATTGTTTTTTGCTGTCTCTACAGTTGATTGTAAAAATAACAATCACACTTACTTAACTAAAAATCAAGTTATTTGTCGACAAGATGATGAAGATGAGGATGAGATAATTCATGATCATGCTTCTGTATGGGTAATAAATCCGTTGGAAATAAACCGAATATTACTAAATGAACCTGGTTTAGAAGGAGTTTTTCAGAGTTTCAATCATAATGATATCGAGAGAATTAACCAAGAAATTTCTTTAAATTGTGGCACATTTTGTTTTGAGGGGTCTAAAATCAATCCTCGTATCACCAGACAATCAGGGAACTTCACACACTCAGGAACAAAACTCACACATCCTCTAGATTTTTTGTCAGCTACTCAATCAGAAATTATAAAAATTAATATACCTTATAATTGTATTTTCCAAATTATGAAAGACTTGAGTGCATTAGATATTACAAATCAATCTATATATTTTAGAAGTAATGAAAGAGATTTGACTGCAGGTGAAATTAAAGACGAAGTATATTCGGAGTTTATGGATTATCTGAATTCAATTATTGAGTAA